GCGTGTCGTTAATTTTCGGGCCGTTTTCCGTAATGGAAATTGCGGGGCAGCCCAGCTTCATGCACATTTTGCAGTTTTTACACTTGTCGTTAATCACGAAAGTTCCGGAATATCCTGCCTTTTTCAACAGCGCGCAGGGGCGTTGTGCGATAATTACAGAAGGCTCGTCTGCCGCCACTTCTTCTTTCACAACTTTTTCCAAAAGGTCTAAATCAAAGGGGTCAACCACTTTCACACGGTCAACGCCAACCGCTTCGGCAAGCTTTACCAAATCTACCTGGCGGGTCGGCTCGTTCCGAATGGTAAAGCCTGTTGATGGGTTTTGCTGGTGCCCTGTCATGCCGGTGATGGAGTTATCCAGAATAATTACCGTTGAAGTGCCTTTGTTGTAAACAATATCAATCAAGCCCGTAATGCCGGAATGGATAAAGGTAGAGTCGCCCAAAACCGCCACCGTCTTTTTCGCAAAATCGCGCCCTGCCGCCTTTTCCATGCCGTGGGCCGCCGAAACGCTGGCGCCCATGCAAATGATGCTGTCGATAGAGGAAAGGGGAGCGGCACATCCCAAGGAATAGCAGCCAATGTCGCCGGACACGTTAAGCCCAAGCTTGTGTAGCACATAGAACACGCCGCGGTGGGAACACCCGGGGCACATTACCGGCGGGCGCACGGGAACGGCTTCGGCTGCCGAAACAGTGTCGGCAGCTTTTTCGCCTAAAATCTTGCTGCGAAGAAGCGCAGCGGAATATTCGTCCACCTTGGGGAACAGCTCTTTTCCGATTACAGAAATGCCCATGGCGCGAATATTCTGTTCTAAAAACGGGTCGAGTTCTTCAATTACATAGCAGGTTTTCACCTTCGCGGCAAAATCGCGGATTAAGTTTTCCGGCAGGGGCCAAACCATGCCCAGCTTTAAAACAGAAGCGTTTGGCAAAGCCTCCTCCACATATTGATAGGAGATACCGGCGGTGATAATGCCAATTTCGGTGTCCCGCATGATAACTTTGTTGAGATCCGAAGTCTCCGAAAATGCAGAAAGCTGTTCCGTTCTTGCCTCTACAGCCGGGTGCTTTGGACGGGCGTTTGCCGGAACCATAACATTTTT
This Congzhengia minquanensis DNA region includes the following protein-coding sequences:
- the iorA gene encoding indolepyruvate ferredoxin oxidoreductase subunit alpha — translated: MKKLMLGNEAIARGAYEAGVRVVSSYPGTPSTEITEFMAKYDEIYCEWAPNEKVAVETASGASLAGGRAVSAMKHVGLNVAADPLFTMSYIGVNAGLVLCVADDPGMHSSQNEQDSRNYALASKIPMLEPADSGECKDFMKKAFCLSEKFDTPVLMRLTTRVAHSQSLVEVCEREDLPLKPYEKNIAKNVMVPANARPKHPAVEARTEQLSAFSETSDLNKVIMRDTEIGIITAGISYQYVEEALPNASVLKLGMVWPLPENLIRDFAAKVKTCYVIEELDPFLEQNIRAMGISVIGKELFPKVDEYSAALLRSKILGEKAADTVSAAEAVPVRPPVMCPGCSHRGVFYVLHKLGLNVSGDIGCYSLGCAAPLSSIDSIICMGASVSAAHGMEKAAGRDFAKKTVAVLGDSTFIHSGITGLIDIVYNKGTSTVIILDNSITGMTGHQQNPSTGFTIRNEPTRQVDLVKLAEAVGVDRVKVVDPFDLDLLEKVVKEEVAADEPSVIIAQRPCALLKKAGYSGTFVINDKCKNCKMCMKLGCPAISITENGPKINDTLCVGCGLCPNVCKFGAIEKVN